ACGGTATTACCGATCAAGGACACCAGAGCCGAGAACATCGGTTTGAATCCGAGTCCGATGAGGATGGCAGCAGGTATCGCCACCGCTGTTCCGAAACCCGCCATACCTTCGAGCAGTCCGCCGAAGCCCCATACGAGGAGCAGTACGAGCAGTCCCTTATCATCGGTAATCGACGTAAACTGTTTCTTGATTACCTCAATCTGCTTGCTTTCCACAAGGATATTATAGCTATAAATAGCCATCAGGATGATGATGAGAATCGGGAACACCGCCTTCAGGATGCCTTCCACCACCGCCCATCCCGTCAGGGCGATAACGCTATCCTCCGCATGTTCCGGAGCTATCATGCCCAGCGGCGAAGCTGCGAAGAGAGCAAGCAACATGGTAACCACGAGCGTCAGCAAGGCGCTCTTATGACCTGCCATCTTGAAGCCGAGCATCAGGATGAACAGCAACACGATGGGAATAATAGAAACTATTGATGCCATAAACCATTCAGTTTTTAATGTTTTCGATTGTAAGATTTTATATGTATGCCTGCAAAAATAACATTTTTCTTTGAAAAAAGAAAGCATTTTTTGAAAAAATCTTTTATAAGATGTCCGATTTTTCAATTTCATACGTCTATAGAATGTAAAGGTTATGAGAACAGAAGAATTCAACCATATCATCCTACCGATGCGCAGCAACTTGAAAGCGTATGCACTAAGGTTGACTGAGAGTGACGACAATGCCGAAGACCTCGTGCAGGAAGTCATGCTCAGGCTGTGGGACATGCACCAGAACATCAAGGCAGAAGATAACCTCAAGGCGCTCGCCATTACCATCATGCGCAACAAGTTTTATGACCAGTGCCGACATGAGGAGCGGAACTTCACCACAGACAAGGTGATGGATGTACCCATAGAAGACCGGCGGGCAGAGCAACGGGACGAGGTAAACCTCATCAAGCAGATAGTGGCACAGCTCCCGCCCTTACAGCAGCAGATATTCCGCCTAAAGGAGATAGAAGGCTATACTGCCGATGAAATCATGCAGATAACGGGATGTACTGCCGATAATCTCCGAAAGAATCTCTCCAGAGCCCGACTCAAAATCAGAGAGACCTATATGAATATCGTGAAACAGAACAGAACAAAATAAAGAAGGAGGAAAGAAGATGAACGATAAAATAAAAAGAATCGATGAATTCAAGGGTATCAATGAATTCAAGACAATACAGGACTTGCTCGACAAGTATATGGATGGTGCCACATCCAATGAGGAAGAGGCAACGCTCAGAAAATATTTCGAAGAGCATGGCAATGATATTCCTGAAGAATGGGAATCCTATCGCGCCCTTTTCTGCTATATCGGATTCGAACAGATGAATCTTTCTCAAATTCTAAAAGAAGAAGAAAAGAAGGAAATAGCAAAGGAGGATATTCTAGAAGATGAAGAAAAGAATATCCCAAAGAAAGAAAGAAAGGAAGAGGAAACTTCTCCAAATAAGGAAACTTTTACAAAGAAGGAAGCTTCTCGCAGCAGATGGCTCAAATATTTCGGCACATCTGTGGCAGCAGCCGCTATCATCGCATTTCTGATTGTGGGCATCCAGAAGATAGCCCAGCCTCAGCCTGAATGTTATGCGGTTATCGATGGAAAGGTTTATACCGACCAGGAGTTCGTTCATAACGAAGCCCTGGATGCCCTGGAAGATGTTTCGGCAGATTCCGAAGATCCATTCAGTGCCCTGAATATGATGAAACAATAAATTCATCTTTTAGATGAAACAATCAATCAAACTATAGTATAATATATATAATAAGGTATAGAATATGAAACGATGCAACTTGATAAAACGCTTCTTCATCGGACTGCTTCTTATCGTGGTAGCCTCGATTTCGGCTAATGCCCAGGAGGGGCTGTACGTAAAAAGTATATTCCAACGCTTCGGACACGCCAAGGGATGCAAGATGGTTACGATGCAGAATACGCAACTCAAAGGTTACAAGCTCAGGATATACAAGAGCCTGGTATATAAGTACCATGCCACGGAAATAGCCCACTATCTGAAGTCCGACCGCAAGGCTGCGAAAAAAATCAGAGAGGTGGTGGAGAATGGCAAGATGGTGAGCGGCTATTACATGATGGCACCCTTGAGTAATGGCGACAACCGCTTCATCCTCTTCAGTAACCCGAGTAAAAGCAAGGGAACCGTGATTTATATAGAAGGCAACCTGTCGCCCGAAGATATCATGAAACTCTGCTATTCCAGAAGATAGAAGCAACATCTTCCTACAGGAATCCTCTCAATAAGAATAAGAAACAACATAAAATATAGTATTATGAATATCAAAAACGTAATGATGATGGCTGCCATGATGCCAGCCTTCGCCCTTGCTGAAACCAACAGCAACTGTGCACCAGCCTCTGTAGAGGCTAACGACACCACAATCAGAGTGAACGACCAGAACATCGTCATCAAGCAGGATGGTGAACAGACTTCTGTGAAGATATATAAGATGAACGGCAACGAGATGACCAAGATTTCCGAAACCCAATTCGTAGATGGTCAGGAAGTAGAAAAGGTATTTATCACCTCGCCTTTCATCCCTCAGACCTTGAGCAAGCGCAAGCGCAGTCTGGAGAGTCATTATCCAACCTTCTTCTTCGGCTGCAGCCAGTTGCCAGGCAGCAGGGGAAGCATGGGAGGCAACAACGAGATGCACAGTCGCGACTCCAAGTCGTGGGAATGGGGCATCACCCTCACCAGTCTCTGCTTCCGCCTTTCCTACGAAATGGCGCTCACCTCCTCTCTCTCCATCGGACAGGTGCACCACCATTTCAAGGAAAATTATGTATTAAGTACCGAAAACGGGGTATCGGCAATGACTCCAATAGAAGGCGAGACGCTGAAGAAAAGCTATATCAGCTACAATGTGCTCCGCCTGCCTATCATGCTGGAGTGGCAGAAGCGCATAGGATGCCATGATGCATTCCTGGCGTTAGGTCCATCGGTAGAATACCGCTGGCACGAGCATTCCCGCTACTTTATCGGAAAGCACAAGCATACCGAAACGGGCGATATCAACCTCAACCCTA
This is a stretch of genomic DNA from Segatella hominis. It encodes these proteins:
- a CDS encoding RNA polymerase sigma factor, with the translated sequence MRTEEFNHIILPMRSNLKAYALRLTESDDNAEDLVQEVMLRLWDMHQNIKAEDNLKALAITIMRNKFYDQCRHEERNFTTDKVMDVPIEDRRAEQRDEVNLIKQIVAQLPPLQQQIFRLKEIEGYTADEIMQITGCTADNLRKNLSRARLKIRETYMNIVKQNRTK
- a CDS encoding DUF6108 family protein, which translates into the protein MKRCNLIKRFFIGLLLIVVASISANAQEGLYVKSIFQRFGHAKGCKMVTMQNTQLKGYKLRIYKSLVYKYHATEIAHYLKSDRKAAKKIREVVENGKMVSGYYMMAPLSNGDNRFILFSNPSKSKGTVIYIEGNLSPEDIMKLCYSRR